One Malus domestica chromosome 11, GDT2T_hap1 genomic region harbors:
- the LOC103447928 gene encoding F-box protein At1g30790-like yields MDQDMESAGSELPSEIICYQILPRLPSKSLMRFKCVGKSWSSLVRSPSFVDAHQTFHRNKLNHLLLTTWDKSTRQQHFLSVQINQEGIPTAATHLLNLPTLSFNQRLYNVESINGLVFLYPSNTVFPHHNQANRDNLLRMLNPSTREFIALPHAFPRCCRRAHSTHHFGFSPLTNEYKVLQVQRFQPRDSMTRAMTFMFKIFKLGTSLWRCIELDLNDLPFDPFKCPFHRRSVSVNGAIHWMHDTQNILVVFDIADEKFKVITIPHNYNCAIHKFNFAYGNIVEVFGCLALIGDEQLTQQNMMGLWILKDYENQVWVKETFRFPFVWSEFGYPVPFCSIHTGELILQSSKLSRQHPNHVRLHLYNMKSKSFRESEIVLPSEWRFQYDTRLTLLASFDDSVVPLR; encoded by the coding sequence ATGGATCAAGACATGGAATCAGCTGGCTCCGAGCTCCCAAGCGAAATCATATGCTATCAGATACTACCAAGGCTGCCGTCTAAGTCCCTCATGCGATTCAAATGCGTAGGCAAGTCTTGGTCCTCTCTCGTCCGCAGCCCTTCCTTTGTCGACGCCCATCAAACCTTCCACCGTAACAAGCTCAATCACCTTCTCCTCACTACTTGGGACAAATCCACAAGGCAACAACACTTCCTCTCTGTGCAAATCAACCAAGAAGGAATTCCAACAGCTGCCACGCACcttctaaaccttccaacattgtCCTTCAATCAACGTCTCTACAATGTAGAGAGTATCAACGGCTTGGTCTTCCTTTACCCTTCGAATACCGTGTTCCCCCATCACAATCAAGCCAATCGTGATAATCTTCTTCGCATGTTAAATCCCTCAACACGGGAGTTTATTGCTCTTCCACATGCATTTCCCAGGTGCTGCCGTCGTGCCCATTCTACACATCACTTCGGGTTTAGTCCTCTTACAAATGAATATAAAGTTCTCCAAGTGCAAAGGTTTCAGCCTCGTGATTCTATGACAAGGGCTATGACTTTTATGTTCAAGATATTCAAATTAGGTACAAGTTTATGGAGGTGCATAGAGTTAGACCTTAATGACCTCCCTTTTGATCCTTTCAAGTGCCCGTTTCATAGGAGAAGTGTGAGTGTCAATGGCGCCATACATTGGATGCATGACACACAAAATATCTTAGTGGTTTTCGACATTGCAGATGAGAAATTCAAAGTAATCACAATTCCTCACAATTATAATTGTGCTATACATAAATTTAACTTTGCATATGGGAATATAGTTGAAGTGTTTGGATGTTTGGCGCTAATTGGCGACGAGCAGTTGACACAACAAAATATGATGGGGTTATGGATTTTGAAGGACTACGAAAATCAAGTGTGGGTTAAGGagactttcagatttccctttgTTTGGAGTGAATTCGGATACCCCGTCCCTTTCTGTTCCATTCACACAGGTGAGCTCATCCTCCAATCTTCGAAGTTAAGTAGACAACACCCGAATCATGTGAGGCTGCATCTCTACAATATGAAGAGTAAAAGTTTTAGGGAAAGTGAAATTGTTTTGCCCTCCGAATGGAGATTCCAGTATGATACTCGATTGACTTTACTTGCTAGCTTTGATGATAGCGTTGTGCCCTTAAGATGA
- the LOC103413017 gene encoding tRNA-splicing endonuclease subunit Sen2-1, giving the protein MGPRWKGKGAEAKALADPMSKIVLKLQSSLIQSDARGILCGSSVLLAAEEEQALLFSRAYFGHPIVNADKDRQWFQLGMEEAFFLCYSLKCLKIAGEDKRPKDDQELWQCMKSEKAGFPVFYKAYSHLRTKNWVVRPGLQYGADFVAYRHHPSLVHSEYAVLVSSEGDAEANGRLNVWSDVHCTLRLCLGVVKTLLVLTISKNGDDDASPSCLANYTVDERTVTRWSPEQSREEDTTTDNAESQATE; this is encoded by the coding sequence ATGGGGCCTAGATGGAAAGGAAAAGGCGCAGAAGCTAAGGCACTTGCAGATCCAATGTCAAAGATAGTATTGAAGCTTCAGTCATCTCTAATCCAATCAGATGCCCGAGGAATCTTATGCGGGAGCAGCGTACTTCTTGCTGCAGAAGAAGAACAAGCCCTTCTCTTCAGTCGTGCCTACTTTGGCCACCCGATTGTTAATGCCGATAAGGATAGGCAGTGGTTTCAGTTGGGCATGGAAGAGGCATTTTTCCTGTGCTATTCTTTAAAATGCCTCAAGATAGCGGGCGAAGACAAACGCCCGAAGGACGATCAAGAGCTTTGGCAGTGCATGAAGTCCGAAAAAGCGGGATTTCCTGTATTTTACAAGGCGTATTCTCACCTTCGAACGAAAAATTGGGTTGTGAGACCCGGACTTCAATATGGTGCGGACTTTGTTGCTTACCGTCACCATCCGAGTTTGGTCCATTCTGAATATGCTGTGCTCGTGTCATCAGAAGGAGATGCTGAAGCAAATGGGCGATTGAATGTGTGGTCTGATGTTCATTGCACCTTAAGGCTTTGTTTAGGGGTTGTAAAGACATTGCTAGTTCTTACTATTAGTAAgaatggtgatgatgatgcctCTCCGTCATGTTTGGCGAACTACACGGTCGACGAGCGCACAGTTACAAGATGGAGTCCGGAACAAAGCCGCGAGGAAGATACAACAACAGATAATGCGGAATCACAAGCAACAGAGTAG
- the LOC103422864 gene encoding tetraspanin-3-like, whose translation MMRTSNHLIGLLNFVTFLLSIPILGGGIWLSSRANNTDCLKFLQWPLIVIGAAIMVVSLAGFAGACYRNTFLMWVYLFVMFFVIAALIGFIIFAYAVTDKGSGRSLTNKGYKDYYLQDYSGWLKDRVADNGYWRKIASCVRDSKACQKIGRSVNGVPETADMFFSRKLNSIQSGCCKPPTECGYSYVNETVWTTGAGFSGTSTDCTLWSNDQQQLCYSCNSCRAGLLASIRKSWRKVSVVNIVVLIILVIFYVIGCAAFRNNRRIDNDEPYGEARMTKSHPSAFQL comes from the exons ATGATGAGGACCAGCAACCACTTGATTGGACTACTAAATTTCGTAACTTTCCTCCTCTCGATCCCCATCCTGGGCGGAGGAATCTGGCTGAGCAGCCGCGCCAACAACACCGACTGCCTCAAGTTCCTCCAATGGCCGCTCATCGTCATAGGGGCCGCAATCATGGTGGTTTCTCTTGCTGGGTTCGCTGGTGCGTGCTACAGGAACACCTTCCTCATGTGGGTGTACCTGTTCGTCATGTTCTTCGTCATCGCCGCCCTCATCGGCTTCATTATCTTCGCCTACGCCGTCACTGACAAGGGCTCCGGGAGGTCGTTGACGAATAAGGGTTACAAGGACTACTACCTGCAGGACTATTCCGGCTGGCTGAAGGACCGCGTGGCGGATAATGGCTACTGGAGGAAGATTGCGTCTTGTGTGAGGGACTCAAAAGCTTGTCAAAAGATTGGGAGGAGTGTGAATGGTGTGCCTGAGACTGCTGACATGTTTTTCAGCAGAAAGCTCAACTCTATCCAG TCCGGCTGCTGCAAGCCCCCTACAGAATGTGGATATAGCTATGTGAACGAGACCGTCTGGACCACCGGAGCAGGTTTTTCCGGGACCAGTACGGACTGCACACTGTGGAGCAATGACCAACAGCAACTCTGCTATTCCTGCAATTCTTGCAGAGCTGGTCTCTTGGCCAGCATCAGGAAGAGCTGGAGGAAGGTCTCTGTGGTCAACATTGTTGTGTTGATCATCCTAGTTATCTTCTATGTGATCGGTTGTGCAGCATTCCGCAACAACCGTCGGATTGACAACGACGAACCCTACGGCGAGGCTCGGATGACAAAATCACACCCAAGTGCTTTCCAACTCTAA